From a single Mycolicibacterium mengxianglii genomic region:
- a CDS encoding serine hydrolase domain-containing protein, protein MNLDANQASIREAVDNGLLAGAVTLVWQGGEVLQVNEIGYRDVEAGLPMQRDTIFRIASMTKPVTVAAAMTLVDEGKLTLTDQITRWLPEFSAMRVLSDPRGPLDDTVPAQRPITVDDLMTHRSGLAYPFSVLGPLAKAYAGLPHRQEQDRWLAELAVLPLVHQPGERLTYSVATDVLGILVSRVAGKPVHEVLEERILGPLGMTDTGFFVTSEGRRRAATMYKLDENNRLTHDVMGPPPISPPPFCQGGAGLWSTADDYLRFIRMLLGNGAVDGIRVLSEEAVTQMRTDQLTEQQKTLPFLGMPFWVGRGFGLNLSIVTDPAKSAPLYGPGGRGTFSWPGAYGTWWQADPEADLVLMYLIQNLPNLTADAAAIGGNTSLAKLQAAQPRFVRRTYQALGR, encoded by the coding sequence ATGAACCTGGACGCAAATCAGGCATCGATCCGCGAGGCGGTGGACAACGGTCTGCTGGCCGGAGCCGTCACCCTGGTGTGGCAGGGCGGCGAGGTGCTGCAGGTCAACGAGATCGGCTACCGCGATGTCGAGGCCGGCCTACCGATGCAGCGGGACACCATCTTCCGCATCGCCTCGATGACCAAACCCGTCACCGTCGCCGCGGCGATGACCCTCGTCGATGAGGGCAAGCTCACACTGACCGACCAGATCACCCGGTGGCTGCCCGAGTTCTCCGCAATGCGGGTGCTTTCCGATCCCCGAGGCCCTCTCGATGACACGGTGCCCGCGCAGCGACCGATCACCGTCGACGATCTGATGACGCACCGCAGCGGGCTGGCCTATCCGTTCTCGGTGCTGGGTCCGCTGGCCAAGGCTTATGCCGGGCTGCCGCACCGTCAGGAACAGGACCGCTGGCTCGCCGAACTGGCGGTCCTGCCGCTGGTCCATCAGCCCGGCGAGCGGTTGACCTACAGCGTGGCCACCGACGTACTGGGCATCCTGGTGTCCCGGGTGGCCGGCAAGCCGGTGCACGAGGTGCTCGAGGAACGGATCCTGGGACCGCTCGGCATGACCGACACCGGTTTCTTCGTCACCTCCGAGGGCCGGCGCCGGGCCGCGACCATGTACAAACTCGACGAGAACAACCGGTTGACCCATGACGTGATGGGCCCGCCGCCGATCTCGCCGCCGCCGTTCTGCCAGGGTGGTGCCGGATTGTGGTCCACCGCCGACGATTACCTGCGCTTCATCCGGATGTTGCTCGGCAACGGTGCCGTCGACGGGATCCGGGTGCTCTCGGAGGAGGCGGTGACCCAGATGCGCACCGACCAGCTCACCGAACAGCAGAAGACCTTGCCGTTCCTGGGAATGCCGTTCTGGGTGGGCCGAGGTTTCGGACTCAACCTGTCGATCGTCACCGATCCGGCCAAGTCCGCTCCGCTGTACGGGCCTGGCGGGCGCGGCACGTTCAGCTGGCCCGGTGCCTACGGCACCTGGTGGCAGGCCGACCCGGAAGCCGATCTGGTGCTGATGTACCTGATTCAGAACCTGCCGAACCTGACCGCTGACGCGGCGGCGATCGGTGGCAACACCTCACTGGCCAAACTGCAGGCCGCGCAGCCACGGTTTGTCCGACGCACCTACCAAGCCCTGGGGCGATAG
- the efp gene encoding elongation factor P: protein MASTADFKNGLVLNIDGQLWQIIEFQHVKPGKGPAFVRTKLKNVLSGKVVDKTYNAGVKVETATVDRRDATYLYRDGSDFVFMDSEDYEQHPLPEQLVGRLADFLLEGMPVQIAFNEGAPLYLELPTTVELLVSHTEPGLQGDRSSAGTKPATLETGAEIQVPLFINQGDKLKVDSRDGSYLGRVNA, encoded by the coding sequence GTGGCATCGACTGCCGATTTCAAGAACGGGCTCGTCCTGAACATCGACGGCCAGCTGTGGCAGATCATCGAGTTCCAGCACGTCAAACCCGGCAAGGGTCCCGCCTTCGTGCGCACCAAGTTGAAGAACGTGCTGTCCGGCAAGGTGGTCGACAAGACCTACAACGCCGGGGTGAAGGTGGAGACCGCCACCGTCGACCGCCGCGACGCCACCTACCTGTACCGGGATGGCAGCGACTTCGTGTTCATGGATTCCGAGGATTACGAGCAGCACCCGCTGCCCGAGCAGCTGGTCGGCCGGTTGGCGGACTTCCTGCTGGAGGGCATGCCGGTGCAGATTGCCTTCAACGAAGGCGCGCCGCTGTACCTGGAACTGCCGACCACCGTCGAGCTGTTGGTCAGTCACACCGAGCCCGGCCTGCAGGGTGATCGCTCCTCCGCGGGAACCAAACCGGCCACGTTGGAGACCGGCGCGGAGATCCAGGTGCCGCTGTTCATCAACCAGGGCGACAAGCTGAAGGTCGATTCCCGTGACGGAAGCTATCTGGGTCGCGTGAATGCCTGA
- the nusB gene encoding transcription antitermination factor NusB yields the protein MPDGKVGKSRGRHAARKRAVDLLFEAEARAMTPAEVASSRTLLANSKSEIEPLNPYTVSVARGVTEHQAHIDDLISNHLQGWTLERLPAVDRAILRVAVWELLHAEDVPEPVAVDEAVELAKELSTDDSPGFVNGVLGQVMLVTPQIRAAAEAVRGSNSDGV from the coding sequence ATGCCTGACGGCAAGGTCGGGAAGTCACGCGGCAGGCACGCCGCCCGCAAGCGGGCGGTCGATCTGCTGTTCGAGGCCGAAGCCCGGGCGATGACGCCGGCCGAGGTCGCCTCCTCCCGCACCCTGCTGGCGAACTCCAAATCCGAGATCGAGCCGCTCAACCCGTACACCGTGAGCGTCGCCCGTGGTGTCACCGAGCATCAGGCGCACATCGACGATCTGATCAGCAACCACCTCCAGGGCTGGACGCTGGAGCGCCTCCCCGCGGTGGACCGGGCGATCCTGCGGGTTGCGGTGTGGGAACTGCTGCACGCCGAGGATGTGCCGGAACCCGTCGCTGTCGACGAGGCCGTCGAACTGGCCAAGGAGTTGTCCACCGACGATTCACCGGGATTCGTCAACGGCGTGCTCGGCCAGGTGATGCTGGTGACCCCGCAGATCCGGGCCGCGGCCGAAGCGGTGCGCGGCTCGAACTCCGACGGCGTCTGA
- a CDS encoding acyl-CoA dehydrogenase family protein, with translation MTITDIPVPVLSTTADALAAAHAVAGEIAAGAVQRELDGVWPQEQLGWVSRSGLLGIIVPAEHGGPDLPQSTAVEVLRILARADSAVGQLLLAHFVLSAAIRDLGHIDPAPRIYADILAGAQLGNATVERGTQFSNQRLTTVTRRPEGGWVLSGQKFYATGTLGASWIAVAARIPGTDPAHGATVFVRPDDAGVELNLQRWSSFGQRGTASGEVVLNDVAVDDAFVIDEGPDPDPVTAPPAVLGAFDQALHAAVDIGIARAALEDGAEFVARRSRPWFEAGVDNAADEPHVVRRFGELTARLYALEALLEQGAKLVDAAREQPELTRESAAAASLKVAATKALAQEFAVEIASGVLELAGASATEGTYALDRHWRNVRVHSLHDPARWKYVHLGNHTLRGTYPPRLGVLL, from the coding sequence ATGACCATCACCGATATTCCCGTGCCCGTTCTGTCGACCACCGCCGATGCGCTGGCCGCTGCCCACGCCGTCGCCGGTGAGATCGCGGCGGGGGCAGTACAACGCGAACTCGACGGCGTCTGGCCGCAGGAGCAACTGGGCTGGGTCAGCCGGTCCGGTCTGCTGGGCATCATCGTGCCCGCCGAGCACGGCGGACCCGATCTGCCGCAGTCGACGGCAGTGGAAGTGCTACGCATCCTGGCCCGCGCCGATTCGGCCGTCGGACAGCTGTTGCTGGCGCACTTCGTGCTGTCGGCCGCGATCCGCGACCTCGGGCACATCGACCCGGCGCCGCGGATCTACGCCGACATCCTCGCCGGTGCCCAGCTGGGTAACGCCACCGTTGAGCGCGGCACGCAGTTCTCGAACCAGCGGCTGACCACGGTGACCCGCCGACCCGAGGGCGGCTGGGTGTTGTCGGGTCAAAAGTTCTATGCGACCGGCACTCTCGGGGCCTCATGGATTGCAGTCGCCGCCCGGATCCCGGGTACCGATCCCGCGCACGGCGCCACGGTGTTCGTCCGACCCGACGACGCCGGAGTGGAATTGAATCTGCAGCGCTGGTCGTCGTTCGGGCAGCGGGGGACCGCCAGCGGTGAGGTGGTGTTGAACGACGTTGCCGTCGACGATGCGTTCGTCATCGACGAGGGGCCGGACCCGGATCCGGTGACCGCACCGCCTGCCGTGCTCGGCGCGTTCGACCAGGCGTTGCACGCGGCCGTGGACATCGGCATCGCCCGCGCCGCGCTGGAGGACGGCGCCGAGTTCGTCGCCCGGCGCAGCCGTCCCTGGTTCGAAGCCGGCGTCGACAATGCCGCCGACGAGCCGCACGTGGTGCGCCGGTTCGGTGAACTCACCGCGCGGCTCTATGCGTTGGAGGCACTGCTGGAGCAGGGAGCCAAGCTGGTCGACGCCGCGCGCGAGCAACCGGAGCTGACGCGCGAATCCGCCGCGGCGGCGTCACTGAAAGTGGCGGCCACCAAGGCGCTGGCCCAGGAGTTCGCCGTCGAGATCGCCAGCGGTGTACTCGAATTGGCGGGCGCCTCGGCCACCGAGGGGACGTACGCCCTGGACCGGCACTGGCGCAACGTGCGGGTGCATTCCCTGCATGACCCGGCACGCTGGAAGTACGTCCACCTCGGCAATCACACGCTGCGTGGCACCTACCCGCCGCGCCTCGGGGTGCTGCTCTGA
- a CDS encoding isopenicillin N synthase family dioxygenase, with product MLPVLDLADADADAAGFRTALRDAAHRYGFCYLTGHGVPAGLTAEVLTLARRFFALPAADKDEISALKSPHFRGYSRLGGELTNGEVDWREQIDIGPERDVVAGAQGYWRLQGPNLWPTALPELRPAFERWSTLLADVGLRLLRHWAVSLGGAQDLFDAAFADAPATLIKVVRYPGTTRTAQGVGAHKDSGVLTLLLMEPGSAGLQVEASPGRWVDVPPVDGAFVVNTGELLEVATGGYLRATRHRVLAPAPGTDRVSIPFFLNPALDARIPLMVLPPELAARARGVEADPANPIFTTYGENAWKSRLRAHPDIAALHHGVGVTDAGISSG from the coding sequence ATGCTCCCGGTCCTCGACCTCGCCGACGCCGACGCCGACGCCGCCGGTTTCCGGACCGCGCTGCGGGACGCGGCGCACCGGTACGGCTTCTGCTATCTGACCGGGCACGGTGTTCCCGCCGGCCTGACTGCCGAGGTGCTGACGCTGGCCCGGCGATTCTTCGCCCTGCCCGCCGCGGACAAGGACGAGATCAGTGCGCTGAAAAGCCCGCATTTCCGCGGTTATTCGCGGCTGGGCGGCGAGCTCACCAACGGCGAAGTCGACTGGCGAGAGCAGATCGACATCGGACCGGAACGCGATGTGGTTGCCGGCGCCCAGGGCTACTGGCGATTACAGGGACCGAACCTGTGGCCCACGGCGCTGCCGGAACTGCGGCCGGCGTTCGAACGCTGGAGCACGCTGCTGGCCGACGTCGGCCTGCGGTTGCTCCGCCACTGGGCGGTGTCCCTCGGCGGGGCGCAGGACCTGTTCGACGCGGCGTTCGCCGATGCCCCGGCCACCCTGATCAAGGTGGTGCGCTACCCGGGCACCACGCGTACCGCGCAGGGCGTCGGGGCGCACAAGGATTCGGGCGTGCTCACCCTGTTGCTGATGGAGCCCGGCTCGGCCGGACTGCAGGTCGAGGCGTCGCCGGGGCGGTGGGTCGATGTACCTCCCGTGGACGGCGCCTTCGTGGTCAACACCGGTGAACTGCTGGAGGTGGCCACCGGCGGATACCTGCGCGCCACCCGGCACCGGGTGCTGGCACCGGCACCCGGCACCGACCGGGTGTCCATCCCGTTCTTCCTCAATCCCGCTCTGGACGCCAGGATTCCGCTGATGGTGTTGCCGCCCGAACTCGCCGCGCGGGCCCGGGGCGTGGAAGCCGATCCGGCCAACCCGATCTTCACCACCTACGGCGAGAACGCATGGAAATCGCGTCTTCGAGCCCACCCCGACATCGCCGCGCTGCACCACGGAGTCGGAGTCACCGACGCCGGGATATCTTCGGGCTGA
- the pyrR gene encoding bifunctional pyr operon transcriptional regulator/uracil phosphoribosyltransferase PyrR → MGAQDSAGASDRELLSAADVSRTISRMAHQIIEKTALDGTDGPRVVLLGIPTRGADLAARLARQITEFSGVAVDHGCLDITLYRDDLMSKPPRPLADTSIPEGGIDGALVVLVDDVLYSGRSVRAALDALRDIGRPRSVQLAVLVDRGHRELPIRADYVGKNVPTSRSENVKVHLTEHDGHDGVRIAPYGGPTR, encoded by the coding sequence GTGGGCGCCCAAGACAGCGCAGGAGCCAGTGACCGGGAGTTGTTGTCGGCGGCTGATGTCAGCCGCACCATCTCCCGGATGGCGCATCAAATCATCGAAAAGACCGCCCTCGACGGCACTGACGGCCCCCGCGTCGTGCTGTTGGGCATCCCGACCCGCGGTGCCGATCTGGCCGCACGGCTGGCCCGACAGATCACCGAATTCTCCGGCGTCGCCGTCGACCACGGCTGCCTGGACATCACGCTCTACCGCGACGATCTGATGTCCAAACCCCCGCGGCCGCTCGCCGACACCTCGATTCCCGAGGGCGGCATCGACGGTGCCCTGGTGGTGCTCGTCGACGACGTGCTCTACTCCGGCCGGTCGGTGCGCGCGGCCCTGGACGCGCTGCGCGATATCGGCCGGCCCCGCAGCGTGCAGCTGGCGGTACTGGTGGACCGCGGCCACCGGGAGCTGCCGATCAGGGCCGATTACGTCGGGAAGAACGTGCCCACGTCGCGCAGCGAGAACGTCAAGGTGCATCTGACCGAACACGATGGCCACGACGGTGTACGCATCGCCCCGTACGGAGGACCCACCCGGTGA
- a CDS encoding M24 family metallopeptidase: MTHSQRCDNLSARLRARAGGPDDAEFVDAMLVTDLNNVRYLSGFSGSNAALLVFADGRLPVLSTDGRYRTQAARQAPDLEVVIERACARYLVGRAAADGAQRIGFESHVVTVDGFDTLERVVRDTSATLVRASGTVEALREVKDDGEIALLRLACQAADAALAELIERGGLRPGRTEKEVRRDLEAMMLDHGADGASFETIVATGANSAVPHHRPTDAVLARGDFVKIDFGALVAGYHSDMTRTFILEQPADWQLEIYSLVATAQRAGCEALAPGVSLRDVDTASRQVIADAGYGETFSHGLGHGVGLQIHEAPGINAAAAGTLLAGSTVTVEPGVYLPDRGGVRIEDTLVVGSQAPDLLTRFPKELQIL, encoded by the coding sequence GTGACACATTCCCAGCGATGCGACAACCTCAGCGCGCGCCTGCGTGCTCGGGCCGGCGGACCGGACGACGCCGAGTTCGTGGACGCGATGCTGGTCACGGACCTGAACAATGTGCGCTACCTGTCCGGATTCTCCGGTTCCAACGCGGCGCTGCTGGTGTTCGCCGACGGCCGCCTGCCGGTGCTGAGCACCGATGGCCGGTACCGCACGCAGGCGGCCCGACAGGCGCCGGATCTCGAGGTCGTCATCGAGCGTGCGTGTGCGCGCTATCTGGTGGGCCGCGCCGCCGCCGACGGTGCGCAGCGGATCGGTTTCGAGAGCCACGTGGTGACCGTCGACGGTTTCGACACACTCGAACGGGTGGTGCGTGACACGTCGGCGACGCTGGTGCGGGCCTCCGGGACCGTGGAGGCGCTGCGGGAGGTCAAGGACGACGGCGAGATCGCACTGCTGCGGTTGGCGTGCCAGGCCGCCGATGCCGCACTGGCGGAGCTGATCGAACGCGGTGGTCTGCGTCCGGGGCGCACCGAGAAGGAGGTGCGCCGAGATCTGGAAGCCATGATGCTCGATCACGGCGCTGACGGGGCCTCGTTCGAGACCATCGTCGCCACCGGCGCCAACTCGGCGGTCCCGCATCACCGGCCTACCGACGCCGTGCTCGCCCGCGGCGACTTCGTCAAGATCGACTTCGGGGCGCTCGTGGCCGGGTACCACTCCGATATGACGCGCACGTTCATACTCGAGCAGCCCGCCGACTGGCAACTCGAGATCTACTCGCTGGTGGCCACCGCGCAACGCGCGGGTTGCGAGGCGCTGGCGCCCGGAGTGTCGCTGCGCGACGTCGACACCGCATCACGGCAGGTCATCGCCGATGCCGGGTACGGGGAGACGTTCAGCCACGGCCTCGGCCATGGTGTCGGCCTGCAGATCCACGAAGCGCCGGGAATCAACGCCGCTGCCGCCGGTACACTTCTTGCTGGCTCTACGGTGACCGTGGAGCCAGGTGTCTACTTGCCCGATCGCGGCGGTGTCCGCATCGAGGACACGCTGGTCGTCGGCTCGCAGGCGCCCGACCTACTTACCCGGTTCCCCAAGGAACTGCAGATCCTCTGA
- a CDS encoding B-4DMT family transporter — MSKWLLRGLVFAALMVVVRLVQGALINQFETHALLISMVLLLIFAVAVFVWGLIDGRADARNNPDSDRRGDLAMTWLLAGLLAGVLSGAISCFISMIYPALYAGGLINELTTFAAFTALLIFLPATLAVALGRWLVDRKAPAYERRREDDDRADTDVFAAVRDDRGDQYATDGYQESAHQSPVATLERDEQRTDEVATKAEDEQRTEGLSSDASSAAADRTDASRAEEPRN, encoded by the coding sequence ATGTCTAAGTGGTTGCTGCGCGGACTGGTGTTCGCGGCGTTGATGGTTGTGGTCCGGCTCGTCCAAGGGGCGCTGATCAACCAGTTCGAAACCCATGCGCTGCTGATCAGCATGGTGCTCCTGCTCATCTTCGCCGTGGCGGTGTTCGTGTGGGGGCTGATCGACGGCCGCGCCGACGCCCGCAACAACCCCGATTCCGACCGCCGCGGTGATCTGGCGATGACCTGGCTGCTCGCCGGCCTGCTGGCCGGTGTGCTGTCCGGAGCGATCTCCTGCTTCATCTCGATGATCTACCCCGCGCTGTACGCGGGCGGTCTGATCAACGAGCTGACGACGTTCGCGGCGTTCACCGCGCTGCTGATCTTCCTGCCGGCGACCCTCGCCGTGGCTCTGGGCCGTTGGCTGGTCGACCGGAAGGCACCCGCCTATGAGCGCCGCCGCGAGGACGACGACCGTGCCGACACCGACGTCTTCGCCGCCGTGCGCGACGACCGCGGCGATCAGTACGCCACCGACGGCTACCAGGAGAGCGCACACCAGTCCCCCGTGGCGACGTTGGAGCGCGACGAACAACGCACTGACGAGGTCGCGACCAAAGCCGAGGACGAGCAGCGCACCGAGGGCCTGAGCTCAGACGCCTCGTCGGCCGCTGCCGACAGGACCGACGCCAGCCGCGCCGAGGAGCCCAGGAACTAA